From a single Arachis hypogaea cultivar Tifrunner chromosome 3, arahy.Tifrunner.gnm2.J5K5, whole genome shotgun sequence genomic region:
- the LOC112791183 gene encoding probable mannitol dehydrogenase 1 gives MGSSNAFGWAATDTSGHLSPFHFSRRENEADDVTLKILFCGVCHSDLHTIKNDWGFTTYPVVPGHEIVGIVTKVGSNVTKFKEGDRVGVGVIVDSCKECECCQQDLENYCPRTVYTYNSPYKGTRTQGGYSDFVVVHQRFVLRFPDNLPLDAGAPLLCAGITVYSPMKYYGMTEPGKHLGVAGLGGLGHVAIKFGKAFGLKVTVISGSPNKEAEAIHTLGADSFLLSSDPEKMKAAMGTMDYIISTISAVHPLAPLLGLLKLNEKLVNVGLPSKPLQLPIFPLVGGRKLIGGSNFGGLKETQEMLDFCAKHNITANIELIKMDEINTAIERLSKSDVKYRFVIDVANSFSSSNM, from the exons ATGGGCTCATCAAATGCCTTTGGCTGGGCTGCAACAGATACCTCTGGTCATCTCTCTCCCTTCCATTTCTCAAGAag GGAAAACGAAGCTGATGACGTCACTCTCAAAATCCTCTTCTGCGGGGTTTGCCATTCCGATCTGCACACAATCAAGAATGACTGGGGTTTCACTACTTACCCCGTTGTCCCTGG GCATGAAATTGTTGGTATTGTGACAAAAGTTGGAAGTAATGTGACAAAATTTAAGGAGGGGGATAGAGTTGGAGTTGGTGTAATAGTGGACTCATGTAAGGAATGTGAGTGTTGCCAGCAGGATCTGGAGAATTACTGTCCTAGAACTGTGTATACCTATAACTCTCCTTATAAAGGGACACGAACGCAGGGTGGCTACTCCGATTTCGTGGTTGTTCACCAGCGCTTTGTGCTTCGATTTCCCGACAACTTACCCCTTGATGCCGGTGCCCCTCTTCTGTGTGCTGGGATTACTGTGTATAGCCCCATGAAGTATTATGGGATGACAGAGCCCGGCAAGCATTTGGGAGTGGCCGGCCTCGGCGGCTTAGGCCACGTTGCCATCAAATTTGGCAAAGCATTTGGTCTCAAAGTTACTGTCATTAGTGGCTCTCCCAACAAGGAAGCTGAGGCCATTCACACTCTAGGGGCTgattctttccttctttcctCTGATCCTGAAAAAATGAAG GCTGCCATGGGAACAATGGATTATATCATCAGCACGATTTCGGCCGTCCATCCGCTGGCTCCCCTGCTTGGTCTGCTGAAGCTGAACGAAAAGCTGGTCAATGTAGGGCTGCCTAGCAAGCCTCTTCAGCTGCCTATCTTCCCCTTGGTTGGAG GAAGGAAGCTTATAGGGGGAAGCAACTTTGGAGGGCTGAAGGAGACTCAGGAGATGCTTGATTTCTGTGCAAAGCATAACATAACTGCAAATATTGAGCTGATTAAGATGGATGAGATCAACACTGCTATCGAAAGGCTCAGCAAATCCGATGTTAAATATCGCTTTGTTATTGATGTTGCAAACTCCTTCTCTTCCAGTAACATGTAG
- the LOC140183569 gene encoding egg cell-secreted protein 1.3-like: MGLKEGILLMVLSLVVYGTASKDGGGVEQADCLRSLVELRSCSNEILLYFSNGGVTHISYKCCSAITLITHNCWPALLTSLGITLQEAHYLRGYCDASASSPAFAPSPSPSPSPDVQISLRT, translated from the coding sequence ATGGGTCTGAAAGAGGGAATTTTGTTGATGGTATTGAGTCTTGTCGTGTACGGAACGGCATCAAAGGACGGAGGAGGAGTGGAGCAGGCGGATTGCTTGAGGTCGTTGGTGGAGCTGAGATCTTGTTCGAATGAAATCCTCCTTTACTTCAGCAATGGCGGCGTCACTCATATTAGCTACAAATGTTGCTCTGCAATCACCCTCATCACGCATAATTGCTGGCCTGCGTTGCTCACTTCCTTGGGCATCACTCTTCAGGAAGCCCATTATTTACGTGGCTACTGTGATGCTTCTGCTTCTTCTCCTGCCTTcgccccttccccttccccttccccttcccctgaTGTTCAAATTTCACTTAGGACTTAG
- the LOC112791185 gene encoding citrate-binding protein, with protein sequence MVLLPILHVTLLQLTLASFSAAIDPTQGFTQLPISNSNFQVQKPYDVPQNQRYTFIDGVHKFWVYSTDKPFEPSSTTLPRTEIRITGYDYTSGVWQFEGDFYVPSGTSGVSIMQVFGGSSSATTLQLRVYDGSLKAYRDPVVQNNIYDRWFRLNVIHDVGANNVKVYIDGNLNFDGDGRGPGTFYFKFGVYTQNDPSNYMESRWRDIKLFRKQ encoded by the exons ATGGTGCTGCTACCCATCTTGCATGTAACCCTCTTGCAATTAACACTGGCCTCATTTTCAGCAGCCATTGATCCAACACAAGGGTTCACCCAACTCCCAATAAGCAACTCAAATTTCCAGGTCCAAAAGCCTTACGATGTTCCACAAAACCAGCGTTACACCTTCATAGATGGGGTTCATAAATTCTGGGTGTACTCCACCGACAAGCCTTTCGAACCATCCAGCACCACCCTGCCACGAACCGAGATTCGCATTACG ggATATGATTATACATCCGGTGTGTGGCAATTTGAAGGGGACTTTTACGTGCCGAGTGGAACAAGCGGTGTGAGCATCATGCAAGTGTTCGGTGGAAGCTCCTCTGCCACAACGTTGCAGCTTAGGGTGTATGATGGTTCTCTTAAGGCTTATAGGGATCCTGTTGTGCAGAACAACATCTATGATAGATGGTTCAGGCTGAATGTGATTCATGATGTTGGTGCCAACAACGTCAAGGTTTACATTGATGGGAATCTCAATTTTGATGGTGATGGTCGTGGACCCGGTACTTTCTACTTCAAGTTTGGGGTTTATACTCAGAATGATCCTTCCAACTATATGGAATCTCGTTGGAGGGATATTAAACTCTTTAGAAAGCAGTAA